Proteins found in one Geomonas subterranea genomic segment:
- a CDS encoding nitrous oxide-stimulated promoter family protein — MSKANIDDDLRTLVLFIETYCRGKHQSPKGALCQECRELLAYSESRRKKCPLDPKPTCNDCKIHCYGNIQRAKIREVMAYSGRRLLLRGRVDLLWHFFKHG, encoded by the coding sequence ATGAGTAAAGCCAATATTGATGATGACCTTCGGACCTTGGTGCTTTTCATCGAGACCTACTGCAGAGGCAAGCACCAATCTCCAAAGGGGGCACTGTGCCAGGAGTGTCGGGAGTTGCTTGCCTATTCCGAATCGCGGCGCAAGAAGTGCCCGCTTGATCCCAAACCTACCTGCAATGATTGCAAAATCCACTGCTACGGAAACATCCAGAGGGCCAAGATCCGAGAGGTTATGGCGTACTCCGGACGTCGCTTGCTGCTGAGGGGGAGGGTTGACCTGCTCTGGCACTTCTTCAAGCACGGCTAG
- a CDS encoding acetylornithine transaminase, whose amino-acid sequence MTEQDQFDSLMAIAKRPPIIMTHGKGARLVDQHGKEYLDFIQGWAVNTFGHSPEIVVDALTRQANSLINPSPAFYNGPALDLATKLSKNSCFDRVFFTNSGAEANEGAIKLARKWGCKYRGGAYEIVTMENSFHGRTLATMSASGKPQWKELFEPKVPGFLKVPLNDIDAVDAVVTEKTAAVMLEPIFGEAGVIPASECFLKELRKLTRERGVLLILDEVQTGMGRTGKLFAYEQSGVEPDIMTLGKGIGAGVPLAAVLAKEEVSCFDPGDQGGTYNGNPLMAAVGCAVLDALIEPQFLERVREHGDYLALRLEELARRHGLGTVQGRGLLLALDLKYEIAEAVVERARDWGLLLNAPRPTLLRFMPALNVSKKDIDEMIGILDGVLSVETFSR is encoded by the coding sequence ATGACAGAACAGGATCAGTTCGATTCGTTGATGGCCATTGCCAAACGGCCTCCGATCATAATGACACATGGGAAAGGGGCAAGGCTTGTAGATCAGCACGGGAAGGAGTATCTGGATTTCATCCAAGGGTGGGCCGTTAACACGTTTGGGCATTCGCCCGAAATTGTAGTCGATGCGTTAACTCGTCAAGCCAATAGCCTGATCAATCCAAGCCCCGCCTTCTACAATGGACCAGCCCTCGATCTCGCGACCAAACTCTCGAAGAATAGCTGCTTTGACAGGGTGTTTTTTACGAATAGCGGAGCCGAGGCTAACGAAGGCGCTATTAAGCTGGCGCGCAAATGGGGCTGCAAATACCGCGGTGGTGCCTACGAGATAGTCACCATGGAGAACAGCTTCCACGGGAGGACGTTGGCCACCATGTCCGCCTCTGGCAAGCCCCAGTGGAAGGAACTTTTCGAGCCAAAAGTGCCGGGTTTCCTCAAGGTTCCTCTCAACGACATTGACGCGGTAGATGCTGTTGTAACCGAGAAGACTGCTGCGGTTATGTTGGAGCCCATTTTTGGGGAGGCGGGAGTGATCCCTGCCTCAGAATGCTTCCTGAAAGAGTTACGTAAGTTGACCAGAGAGAGGGGGGTACTTCTCATCCTCGACGAGGTTCAGACCGGCATGGGGCGCACAGGAAAGCTTTTCGCCTATGAGCAGTCCGGAGTGGAACCGGATATCATGACGCTCGGCAAAGGAATAGGTGCAGGTGTCCCCCTTGCCGCGGTCTTGGCGAAAGAGGAAGTCAGCTGTTTCGATCCTGGTGACCAGGGCGGGACCTACAACGGTAATCCTCTTATGGCTGCAGTTGGTTGTGCTGTGTTGGATGCGCTTATTGAGCCTCAGTTTCTGGAGCGAGTTCGCGAACACGGAGACTATCTTGCTCTCCGGTTGGAAGAACTGGCTCGAAGGCATGGATTGGGGACAGTTCAGGGGAGGGGGTTGTTGTTGGCGCTTGACCTGAAATACGAAATTGCTGAGGCAGTAGTGGAGAGGGCAAGGGATTGGGGGCTGCTGCTGAACGCGCCACGGCCAACCCTGCTGCGCTTCATGCCGGCCCTGAATGTCTCTAAAAAGGATATAGACGAAATGATCGGAATCCTTGATGGGGTTTTATCCGTAGAGACTTTTTCACGATGA
- a CDS encoding LrgB family protein: MPELNIVCGIILTTCPYLFFRKLYLKYKHPFINVVLLSASLVITILLITKVPYKAYIPAKNFMTYLLGPATVGLAVPLFRQRKILQQYFFTIVACVGIGSMVSISIAGLTASLGKLPREVVISILPKGVTIPFAVEIAGINGGVPALASAFVIATGTLGSVFGGSLLTFFGISSPIARGLALGTAAHGQGTAMAFVEGEQQGAMAGLAMTLAGIITAALVPLVVAIAP; this comes from the coding sequence ATGCCAGAATTAAATATTGTGTGTGGCATCATTCTGACCACTTGTCCTTATTTGTTTTTTCGAAAATTGTATCTGAAATATAAGCATCCATTTATAAATGTTGTACTTTTGAGCGCCAGCTTAGTTATTACCATACTGCTCATCACGAAAGTTCCTTATAAGGCTTATATCCCTGCAAAAAATTTTATGACATACCTGCTGGGGCCGGCGACGGTAGGCCTTGCGGTCCCTCTATTCAGGCAGCGCAAGATTCTACAACAGTATTTTTTTACTATAGTGGCTTGTGTAGGTATTGGTTCGATGGTGTCGATTTCAATTGCAGGATTAACTGCATCCCTTGGGAAATTGCCACGAGAGGTAGTGATTTCTATCCTACCCAAAGGCGTTACGATCCCTTTTGCAGTCGAAATAGCTGGGATTAATGGAGGTGTTCCTGCGTTAGCTTCGGCGTTTGTTATTGCGACTGGGACTCTTGGGTCGGTTTTCGGCGGTAGTTTGCTGACTTTTTTCGGGATCAGCAGCCCAATTGCGAGAGGTCTTGCACTGGGCACAGCAGCACACGGGCAAGGCACGGCAATGGCATTTGTTGAAGGTGAACAACAGGGCGCGATGGCTGGATTGGCAATGACGCTTGCCGGAATTATCACTGCGGCTCTCGTGCCGTTAGTAGTGGCGATCGCCCCCTGA
- a CDS encoding CidA/LrgA family protein — protein MAKSWVFARQVVILCVIYWIGNLLASSLHIPVPGNVVGVCLLFALLSLGVLKLDDVQTAADFLIKHLMFFFIPIAVDLMNWGTTFYLYGLALVAAIIVSTALTLLSVGYTTQFIEKGKVKCQN, from the coding sequence ATGGCAAAGTCATGGGTTTTCGCAAGGCAGGTAGTGATTCTGTGTGTCATATACTGGATCGGCAACTTATTAGCATCCTCACTGCATATTCCTGTCCCAGGAAATGTAGTGGGTGTGTGTCTGCTTTTTGCACTACTGTCTCTCGGTGTTCTCAAGTTGGACGATGTACAAACCGCTGCAGATTTTCTGATTAAGCACTTGATGTTTTTCTTTATCCCGATAGCTGTTGATTTAATGAACTGGGGAACCACTTTTTACCTCTATGGATTGGCACTGGTTGCGGCAATCATTGTCAGCACGGCATTGACATTGCTGTCGGTTGGCTACACCACCCAGTTCATCGAAAAAGGAAAGGTGAAATGCCAGAATTAA